The nucleotide sequence CGGGGTCGCCCAGTTCGTCGACGACGAGGATCTCGTCGTCCTCGCACATGGGGCGCCCCTGCGTCGTACAGATGACGTCCTCGGGGTCCTCCGGGCGCGTGTAGTTGAGCAGCCCCTCGGCCATCCCGAACACCTGCTGGAGTGTGCAGCCCAGTTCGGGACGCACCCGGCGGGCCACGTGATCGGCGAGCCGGGAGCCGCCGACCTGCAGCAGACGCAGTGAGCTCAGGTCGGTTCCGGGTTGTTCGCGGTGGTGGTCGAGCCAGCGCTGGGCGATGGCCGGAACCAGGGCCGAAGCGGTGACGCTCTCCTGCTCGATCAGCGGGAACGCCTTCTCCGGGTTGGGGGAGCCCAGCACCACCCGGCCGCCGTTCAGCAGTACGCCCAGCAGGCCCGGACAGGCGAGCGGGAAGTTGTGCCCGAGGGGCAGCGCGGCGAGGTAGACCGTGTCGGCGCCGAACGCACAGACCTCGGCGCTGCGACGGGCGTTGTAGACGTAGTCGTCGTGCGTGCGGGCGATGAGCTTGGGCAGCCCGGTGGTCCCGCCGGAGAGCAGGAAGACGGCGATCGAGCGGCTGTCGGGCCGGTACGCGTCCACGGCGGCCCGGTCCTCGGGCGTGCCGGGCGCGGCGCACAACTCCCGCAGGTCCACGGCGTCGTCGTCGGGTTTGTCGCCGAGTACGAGGATGTGCCGAAGGGTGGGCGAGTCGTCGGCGACCTCGAAGGCCATCGACTGGTGGTCGTGGTCCTTGAGGACGTCCGGCACCGCGATGGCCACGGCCTCGCTGTGCTCGACGAGGTAACCGATCTCGTGTCTGCGGTGCCCGGGCAGTGCCATCACCGGGATGACGCCGAGACGCAGACAGGCGTAGGTGAGGATCACGAACTCGGCGGTGTTGGGGAGTTGCACCACGAGCCGGTCGTCCGGGCGGAGCCCGAGGGCGGCCAGGCGGAGGGCCACGGCGTCCGCCCGTTCGGTGAGTTGACGGTATGTCAGCCGCCGCTCGCCGTCGACGAGCGCGACCGCGCCGGGGGCGGCGTCGGCGGCGGCGTGGAGCCGGTCGCCGATGGCGTGACCTTCCCAGTAGCCCTTCGCGGTGTAGCGCTCGGCGTATTCCGCGGGCCAGGGGACAGCGCCGTTGCTGCTCGGCCTTGGCATGATCGTTCTCCTCAGGTGCGGTCGGCCGTGTGCACGATCACGGCGTCCAGGGCGATCAGCCCGTCGGCGGTGAGGCGCAGGGGGTTGATCTCGATCTCGGCGGTGTGCGGACTCGCGGCCAGGGCGGCGGCGAGTGCCGACACGACCCGCCCGAACTCGGCCCGGTCGAGCACCGGCCCGCCGCGCCAGCCGTCGAGCAGGGCGCGCGCGGCCAGGTCGTCGGGCATCCCGGAGGCCTCGGCCGCGGAGAGCGGGGCGAGCCGGATCGCCACGTCGGCGAGCGCCTCGGCGGCCGTGCCCCCCAGCCCGGCGAGCACGACCGGCCCGAACACGGGGTCCCGTCGTACGCCGAGCACGAGGTCGACGCCGGCCGGGGCCATCGCCTCCACCAGGTAGCGGTGGTCGGGGCCGATGGCGTCCAGCGCCGCGTCGAGTTCGTCGGGGGTGCGGACGCCCAGGTGGACTCCGCCGATCTCCGTCTTGTGGAGGATCGCGGCGTCGAGCACCTTGACCGCTACGGGTCCGCCCAGCAGGCGCAGGGCGTAGTGGGCGTGGGCGCGGGTGTCGCAGGCGACGCGGTCGGGGGTGCGGATGCCGAGCCCTGTGAGGCAGGACTTCGCCGCGTCCTCGTCCAGGGGGCCGGCGGGCAAGGAGGCGGCCGTCTCCCGCGAGGGCGCGTCGGCGCGCACGGCCCGCTGACGGGCATGCGTCACCAGTGCCCGTACGGCATTGGCGGCCGATGCCGGTCCGGTCAGCGCCGGAATCCCCGCCTTGTGCAGCCGTGCCCGCTGCTCGGCGACGTCCTCGGGCAGGCCGCCGACGGCCACCACGGCCGGGGACCGGGAGCCGAGGCCGGCGTCCTGCGCGGCCGAGGCGAGGTCGACGCTGTCGGGCTCGGTCAGGGCGTAGACGGCGAGCAGGTCCACCGCCGGATCCGCGGCCGTGGCGTCGAGGACACGGGCGAAGGTCTCGCCTGGCCGACCGGTGTCGACGGGGTTGCGCTGGTAGGTGAGCGGGGGCAGCAGCTCGCCGAGCGTGCGCTGTGTGCTCGCGGCCAGCTCCGGCATCCGGACTCCGTCGGTGCCCGCCCGGTCCGCGAGCAGCAGCCCCGGCCCGGCCTGGGCGGTCACGATCGCGAGCCCAGGGTCCGGATGCGGCCGCAGCTGGACACGCGACAGCGCGGTGAGCGCGTCGACCATCTCCCGTTCGTCGTCGACGACCACCGCCCCGGCCTGCCGCAGCGCGGCACGTGTGGTCCGCCAGGAGGTGGCGAGCGCGCCGGTGTGCGAGCGGGCGAAGTCACCGACGTCGCTGCGGCCGACGACCAGCGCCACGACCGGCTTGGCCAGGGCCACCAGGCGTACGGCGTCGACCAGCCGTGGCCCGTCCGGAACCGTCTCCAGGTGCAGTGCGACGGCTGTCGTACGGCCGTCCCCCACGAGGTGTTCCAGGACGTCCGCGGCGGTGACGTCGAGGCCTGCCCCGATACCGACGCCGAGGCTGATGCCGTTCCCGGCGGCTACCAGGTCGAAGGAGAGCGCGTGGTTGACGCCGCCGCTGGCCGCGACGACCGCGATGTCCCCGGGCGGCAGCTGCCCGGCCGCGGGCACGAAGCTGGCCGTCAGTTGGAGGTGGGGGGCGAAGAAGCCGGAGGTGTTGGGACCGAGCAGGCGGATCCCCGTGTCCTGGGCGACGCGGCGCAGGTCCTCCGCGTGCTGCTCGCCCTCCGGGCCCGCCTCGCCGAAACCGCCGGCGCAGACGAGCGCGGCACGGCAGCCCGCGGCGGCGGCCTCGGCCAGTGCCTGGGCGCAGCCGGCCGCGGGTACGCAGAGTACGGCCAGGTCGAGCCGTCCGTCGGTGTGCGCGGCGGCTTCCGCGACCGAGGCGTACACACCCTCGTCGGGCTCCGGGCGCCGCGCGTTGACCAGGGCACGGGCTCCGGGGAAGCGGGCCAGCGAACGGGCCATGGCGGCGCCCAGCTTGCCGCTCTGCCGTGAGGCGCCGATCACCACCACACCCTCGGGCGCGAACATCGGCGTCAGGTTCGTGCTCATGCCTGCTCCCCCGCCACCAGGTCGGCGCGCCCGGACAGCAGCAGCGTCTCGGCCCGGTCGTCATCCATCGTGTCCTCGACGATCAGTGCGGGTACACCGTGCTCCAGCCGGACCTGTTCGGCGAGCAGCGACCGGGTGAGCGGGGTTCCGCCGTGCACGGCGACCAGATCCGGAGGCAGGTCGCCACTCAGGGCGTCGGCCAACTCGTCGTACATCTCCGCTAGTTGAGCCTCGTCCTCCGGTGCGGGGAGCCACAGGCACCTCTCGGAACGCAACGCCGCGAGCTCCGCCGCGGTCAGCCACCGTCCGCTGAACTCCCGGAACGGCGTGTCCAGGGGATCCAGTCCTTCGTGCGCCGCGCGCCAGCCCTGTAGGGCCTGTTCGACGAACTCAGGGTCGCGGCGCGCGATCCGTTCCTTGCCGATGCTGCGGGAGATGAAGTGGAAGGCGAACTGCGTCGGTTCGAACGCGTGGTGGTAGCGCCCGAAGTGCTCCCACCACGACAGGCTCGGCCGGGCCGCGCCCTGGATCTTCGCCACTGAGGGCTGCCGTGCCGCCTCGTACGCGTTCAGGGCGCTCGCGAGGTCGTCACGGTGGGCGAGGAGGCTGTCGGCGAGGGCGATCGCGTCCTCCATGGCCATCTTGGTGCCGGAGCCGACGGAGAAGTGCGCGGTGTGCGCGGCGTCGCCGAGCAGGACGACGTTGCCGCTGTGCCAGCGCTGGGTGCGCTGGGTGCGGAAGTTGCCCCAGCGGGAATTGTTGACCAGGAGTTCGTGCCCGTCGATCTGCTCGGCGAAGAGCTTCTCCAGGTACTGCTTGGTCTTCTCGTCGCTCGGGCCGGGCGGTTGCGCGGTGTCGAACTCGTCGAGCCCTGCCCGCCGCCAGGACTTCTCGTCGGTCTCGACGATGAAGGTGCTGACGCTGTCGCTGATCGGGTAGCCGTGCACGGCGAAGGTGCCGTGCGGGCCGTGCTCGTGCACGAAGGTCAGGCCGTCGAAGAGGTAGTTCGTGCCGAACCAGATGAACTTGGCCGTCGCGACCTCCACCTCCGGCACGAGCACATCGGCGAGACGGTCGCGGAACCGGGAGTTCGCCCCGTCGGCGGCCACGATCAGGTCGTAGTCGGCCAGTTGCGCGGGGTCCGCGGGAACCTCATGGCTGAACCGGAGCTCGACGCCGACCTCCTCGGCCCGCCGGTGCAGCAGCGTGAGCAGAGCCTTGCGGGTGATGGCGGCCATGCCGTTGCCACCGCACCGGATCCGCTGCCCCTTCAGCCGCACCTCGATGTCGCCCCAGTGGCGGCCGTGCTCCGCGAGCGCGGTGCGCAGCACGGGATCCGCCGCGTGGATGGCGGCCAGCGTCGCGTCCGAGAACACCACACCGAAGCCGAAGGTGTCCTCCGGGCGGTTCCGCTCGAAGACCGTCACCTCGACCGACGGGTCCGCCTGCTTGATGAGCGCCCCGAAGAACAGCCCACCGGGCCCGCCTCCCACGCAAGCGATCCGAGTAACCATGACTTCTGCCTCCACGTCGAGTACAAGCCCAGACTCAGGCCCGGACGCATCTTGTGTCAATGGA is from Streptomyces sp. NBC_01314 and encodes:
- a CDS encoding (2,3-dihydroxybenzoyl)adenylate synthase produces the protein MPRPSSNGAVPWPAEYAERYTAKGYWEGHAIGDRLHAAADAAPGAVALVDGERRLTYRQLTERADAVALRLAALGLRPDDRLVVQLPNTAEFVILTYACLRLGVIPVMALPGHRRHEIGYLVEHSEAVAIAVPDVLKDHDHQSMAFEVADDSPTLRHILVLGDKPDDDAVDLRELCAAPGTPEDRAAVDAYRPDSRSIAVFLLSGGTTGLPKLIARTHDDYVYNARRSAEVCAFGADTVYLAALPLGHNFPLACPGLLGVLLNGGRVVLGSPNPEKAFPLIEQESVTASALVPAIAQRWLDHHREQPGTDLSSLRLLQVGGSRLADHVARRVRPELGCTLQQVFGMAEGLLNYTRPEDPEDVICTTQGRPMCEDDEILVVDELGDPVPDGTPGVLLTRGPYTPRGYYRAEEQNARAFTEDGWYRTGDIVRLLPDGNLVVEGRDKDMIIRGGENISAEEIENFAYQTPGIARAAAVAMPDDRLGERVCLYVVPEPGHTVTLGDVHHLMERAGVARFKFPDRLVTVPELAATKVGKIDKKALRADITRRLDAEGSPDDQ
- a CDS encoding acetate--CoA ligase family protein, which translates into the protein MSTNLTPMFAPEGVVVIGASRQSGKLGAAMARSLARFPGARALVNARRPEPDEGVYASVAEAAAHTDGRLDLAVLCVPAAGCAQALAEAAAAGCRAALVCAGGFGEAGPEGEQHAEDLRRVAQDTGIRLLGPNTSGFFAPHLQLTASFVPAAGQLPPGDIAVVAASGGVNHALSFDLVAAGNGISLGVGIGAGLDVTAADVLEHLVGDGRTTAVALHLETVPDGPRLVDAVRLVALAKPVVALVVGRSDVGDFARSHTGALATSWRTTRAALRQAGAVVVDDEREMVDALTALSRVQLRPHPDPGLAIVTAQAGPGLLLADRAGTDGVRMPELAASTQRTLGELLPPLTYQRNPVDTGRPGETFARVLDATAADPAVDLLAVYALTEPDSVDLASAAQDAGLGSRSPAVVAVGGLPEDVAEQRARLHKAGIPALTGPASAANAVRALVTHARQRAVRADAPSRETAASLPAGPLDEDAAKSCLTGLGIRTPDRVACDTRAHAHYALRLLGGPVAVKVLDAAILHKTEIGGVHLGVRTPDELDAALDAIGPDHRYLVEAMAPAGVDLVLGVRRDPVFGPVVLAGLGGTAAEALADVAIRLAPLSAAEASGMPDDLAARALLDGWRGGPVLDRAEFGRVVSALAAALAASPHTAEIEINPLRLTADGLIALDAVIVHTADRT
- a CDS encoding FAD-dependent monooxygenase produces the protein MGGGPGGLFFGALIKQADPSVEVTVFERNRPEDTFGFGVVFSDATLAAIHAADPVLRTALAEHGRHWGDIEVRLKGQRIRCGGNGMAAITRKALLTLLHRRAEEVGVELRFSHEVPADPAQLADYDLIVAADGANSRFRDRLADVLVPEVEVATAKFIWFGTNYLFDGLTFVHEHGPHGTFAVHGYPISDSVSTFIVETDEKSWRRAGLDEFDTAQPPGPSDEKTKQYLEKLFAEQIDGHELLVNNSRWGNFRTQRTQRWHSGNVVLLGDAAHTAHFSVGSGTKMAMEDAIALADSLLAHRDDLASALNAYEAARQPSVAKIQGAARPSLSWWEHFGRYHHAFEPTQFAFHFISRSIGKERIARRDPEFVEQALQGWRAAHEGLDPLDTPFREFSGRWLTAAELAALRSERCLWLPAPEDEAQLAEMYDELADALSGDLPPDLVAVHGGTPLTRSLLAEQVRLEHGVPALIVEDTMDDDRAETLLLSGRADLVAGEQA